From the Limosilactobacillus panis genome, one window contains:
- a CDS encoding DNA-directed RNA polymerase subunit alpha, translated as MIEFEKPNIHKVEETDNYGKFVVEPLERGYGTTLGNSLRRVLIASLPGAAITTMQIDGVLHEFSTVKGVTEDVTQIILNLKKVSLKLNSEDQKDLELDVKGPAEVTASDIQGDSEVTILNPDLHIANVADGAELHIKMTADKGRGYLSANDNKARMEDLPIGVLPIDSIYTPIERVNYTVENARVGQRSDYDKLTLDVWTDGSLTPIEAVSLGAKILTEHLDMFVNLTETAQNAQVMVEKEETHKEKTLEMTIEELDLSVRSYNCLKRAGINTVKELTDRTVSDMMKVRNLGQKSLEEIKLKLNDLGVSFRQDD; from the coding sequence ATGATCGAATTTGAAAAGCCAAACATTCATAAAGTTGAAGAAACGGATAACTACGGCAAATTTGTTGTAGAACCACTTGAACGCGGTTATGGGACCACTCTCGGTAACTCACTGAGACGGGTTCTGATTGCTTCATTACCAGGTGCTGCAATTACCACCATGCAAATTGATGGCGTTTTGCACGAATTCAGTACTGTTAAAGGTGTAACTGAAGATGTAACCCAAATTATCTTAAATCTTAAGAAGGTTTCTCTTAAGCTGAATTCTGAAGATCAAAAGGATTTGGAATTGGATGTTAAGGGACCTGCTGAGGTAACCGCCAGTGACATTCAGGGAGATAGTGAAGTAACTATCTTAAACCCTGACTTGCATATCGCAAATGTCGCTGATGGTGCTGAATTACACATTAAGATGACAGCTGATAAAGGTCGTGGCTACCTTTCAGCTAATGATAATAAGGCCCGGATGGAAGATCTTCCGATTGGTGTTTTGCCGATTGATTCCATCTACACCCCAATTGAACGTGTTAACTACACCGTTGAAAATGCGCGGGTTGGTCAACGTAGCGACTACGATAAGCTGACTTTGGATGTTTGGACTGATGGTTCATTAACGCCAATCGAAGCGGTTAGTTTGGGTGCTAAGATTTTAACTGAACATTTGGACATGTTCGTTAACTTAACGGAAACGGCACAAAATGCCCAAGTGATGGTTGAAAAAGAAGAAACCCATAAAGAAAAGACGCTTGAAATGACAATTGAAGAACTTGACCTTTCTGTTCGGTCCTACAACTGTCTTAAGCGTGCCGGCATTAACACTGTTAAGGAACTGACAGACCGTACCGTTTCAGACATGATGAAAGTTCGGAACTTAGGACAGAAGTCATTAGAAGAAATTAAACTGAAATTAAATGATCTCGGCGTTTCATTCCGTCAAGATGATTAA
- the rpsK gene encoding 30S ribosomal protein S11: protein MATKKGTRKRRAKKNVETGVAHIHSTFNNTLIMITDVQGNAVAWSSAGVLGFKGSRKSTPFAAQMASEAAAKQAMEHGMKTVEVEVKGPGSGREAAIRALQTTGLEVTAIRDVTPVPHNGSRPPKRRRV, encoded by the coding sequence ATGGCAACCAAAAAGGGTACGCGTAAGCGTCGTGCAAAAAAGAATGTTGAAACTGGTGTCGCTCACATTCACTCAACATTCAACAACACTTTGATCATGATCACTGACGTTCAAGGTAACGCTGTTGCTTGGTCTTCAGCTGGTGTATTGGGCTTCAAAGGTTCACGTAAGTCGACACCATTTGCTGCTCAAATGGCCTCAGAAGCTGCTGCAAAGCAAGCAATGGAACATGGTATGAAGACTGTCGAAGTTGAAGTTAAGGGTCCAGGTTCTGGACGTGAAGCTGCAATTCGTGCTCTTCAAACAACTGGTTTGGAAGTTACTGCTATTCGTGATGTAACTCCAGTTCCACATAATGGTTCTCGTCCTCCAAAGCGTCGTCGTGTTTAA
- the rpsM gene encoding 30S ribosomal protein S13, whose product MARIAGVDLPRDKRIVVGLTYIYGIGDSRAKKILEAAGVSEDVRVRDLTPDQEEKVRGQVENIEVEGDLRREVSMNIKRLQEIGSYRGMRHRRGLPVRGQHTKNNARTRKGKAVTIANKKK is encoded by the coding sequence ATGGCTCGTATTGCAGGTGTCGATTTACCTCGTGACAAGCGAATCGTGGTCGGCTTAACTTATATTTACGGTATTGGTGATTCCCGGGCTAAGAAGATCCTGGAAGCAGCCGGTGTTTCAGAAGATGTTCGTGTTCGTGACTTAACTCCGGACCAAGAAGAAAAGGTCCGTGGTCAAGTTGAAAACATCGAAGTTGAAGGGGACTTACGTCGTGAAGTTTCCATGAATATCAAGCGGCTCCAAGAAATTGGTTCTTACCGTGGCATGCGTCACCGTCGTGGTTTACCAGTTCGTGGTCAACACACCAAGAACAACGCCCGGACTCGTAAGGGTAAGGCAGTAACCATCGCTAATAAGAAGAAATAA
- the rpmJ gene encoding 50S ribosomal protein L36: MKVRPSVKRMCEHCKIVKRHGRVMVICSANPKHKQRQGK; this comes from the coding sequence ATGAAAGTAAGACCATCAGTCAAGCGGATGTGCGAGCACTGCAAGATCGTTAAGCGTCATGGACGTGTTATGGTTATCTGCTCTGCTAACCCTAAGCACAAGCAACGTCAAGGCAAGTAA
- the infA gene encoding translation initiation factor IF-1, producing the protein MAKADVIEVEGKVTETLPNAMFKVELENGAEILAHVSGKIRMHYIKILPGDRVKVEMSPYDLTKGRITFRFK; encoded by the coding sequence GTGGCAAAAGCCGATGTGATTGAAGTTGAGGGCAAGGTTACCGAAACCCTGCCTAATGCGATGTTTAAAGTTGAACTGGAAAATGGGGCGGAGATTCTTGCTCACGTTTCTGGGAAGATCCGGATGCACTACATCAAGATCTTGCCTGGTGACCGAGTAAAGGTTGAAATGTCCCCATATGATTTGACTAAGGGTCGGATTACGTTCCGGTTTAAGTAA
- a CDS encoding adenylate kinase, with product MNLVLMGLPGAGKGTQAQKIVEDFDIPHISTGDIFRAAIKNKTPMGVEAKKYIDKGELVPDEVTNGIVKERLAQDDTKKGFMLDGFPRNLNQADALDKMLAESNRQLDAVINIHVEPDVLVERLSGRFICRNCGATYHKIYNAPKVEGTCDVCGGHDFYQRDDDKPETVKNRLDVNIKLNTPLVDYYQKKGVLHTIDGQQDIDKVYEDVKKVLNNL from the coding sequence ATGAACCTTGTATTAATGGGGTTGCCTGGTGCTGGTAAAGGTACCCAAGCTCAAAAGATTGTGGAAGATTTCGATATTCCTCATATCTCAACTGGGGATATCTTCCGTGCGGCAATTAAAAATAAAACGCCAATGGGAGTTGAAGCTAAAAAGTACATCGATAAGGGTGAACTTGTTCCTGACGAAGTTACTAACGGCATCGTTAAGGAACGGTTAGCTCAGGATGATACCAAGAAGGGCTTCATGCTTGACGGCTTTCCTCGTAACCTTAATCAGGCGGATGCCCTGGATAAGATGTTGGCTGAGAGCAACCGGCAATTAGATGCAGTTATCAATATTCATGTCGAACCTGACGTATTGGTAGAACGTTTAAGTGGTCGGTTTATTTGTCGCAATTGTGGTGCAACGTATCACAAGATTTACAATGCACCGAAGGTTGAAGGAACGTGTGACGTTTGTGGCGGCCACGACTTCTACCAACGTGATGACGATAAGCCAGAAACGGTTAAGAATCGTTTGGATGTTAACATTAAGTTGAACACACCACTGGTAGATTACTACCAAAAGAAAGGTGTTTTGCACACGATCGATGGTCAACAAGACATCGATAAGGTTTATGAAGACGTCAAGAAAGTGCTCAATAACCTTTAA
- the secY gene encoding preprotein translocase subunit SecY: protein MFKAVINTLKVKEIRKKILFTLFVLIVYRIGAAITVPGVNAAALQEISSTGLASILNTFSGGGLENYSLFAMGVSPYITAQIVVQLLQMDIVPRFVEWSKQGEVGRRKLNQATRWLTIVLGFIQSIGITAGFNALSTIKLVNHPNVQTYLTIGLILTAGTMFATWMGDMITERGIGNGVSMLIFAGIVAQMPGGIRQLWDDQIAGESGSALWSGIGFIALVILALIIIVAFVTWVQQAERRLPIQYTRRTTTSPSSSYLPLKINVSGVIPVIFAGSFISTPQTILMAFQQSHGGDTWYQVLTTVFNMQSGPGIALYTLLIVVFTFFYAFVQVNPEKLAENLQKQGSYISGVRPGRGTQDFVSSLLMRLSTVGSLFLGLISLIPLIASNVWNLSQSIGLGGTSLLIIVQIALDVIRQLNGLTMKREYIGFIREPEGGNGK, encoded by the coding sequence TTGTTCAAAGCCGTCATAAACACCCTTAAGGTTAAAGAGATTCGTAAGAAGATTCTCTTTACATTATTTGTGTTGATTGTTTATCGAATTGGGGCGGCTATCACTGTTCCGGGAGTTAATGCTGCAGCTTTGCAGGAAATTTCCTCGACCGGGTTAGCATCGATCCTCAATACCTTCAGTGGTGGTGGACTGGAAAACTATTCATTATTCGCGATGGGGGTTTCCCCGTACATCACTGCGCAAATTGTTGTTCAGCTACTGCAGATGGACATTGTCCCGCGGTTTGTTGAATGGAGTAAACAAGGTGAAGTAGGGCGGCGAAAACTTAATCAAGCAACCCGGTGGTTAACAATTGTTCTTGGTTTTATCCAATCAATTGGAATTACCGCTGGTTTTAATGCGTTAAGTACTATTAAGTTGGTTAATCACCCGAATGTGCAAACATATTTGACAATTGGTTTAATTCTGACTGCTGGAACAATGTTTGCCACTTGGATGGGTGATATGATTACTGAACGTGGTATCGGTAATGGTGTCTCCATGCTGATCTTTGCTGGGATTGTTGCTCAGATGCCTGGTGGAATCAGACAACTTTGGGATGATCAAATTGCTGGTGAATCTGGTTCGGCCCTATGGTCAGGAATTGGATTTATTGCCTTAGTAATTTTAGCGTTAATAATCATCGTGGCGTTTGTAACTTGGGTTCAACAAGCGGAACGTCGTTTACCAATTCAATATACCCGTCGAACAACTACCTCACCATCGAGTAGTTATCTACCATTGAAGATCAACGTTTCCGGGGTTATTCCAGTTATCTTTGCTGGATCCTTTATTTCGACTCCGCAAACAATCTTAATGGCTTTCCAGCAAAGCCATGGTGGTGATACTTGGTATCAAGTTTTAACAACGGTTTTCAACATGCAGTCCGGACCCGGAATTGCATTATACACATTGTTGATTGTTGTATTTACCTTTTTCTACGCCTTTGTTCAGGTTAATCCGGAAAAGCTTGCAGAAAATCTGCAGAAGCAGGGTTCTTATATCTCTGGTGTCCGTCCCGGACGAGGGACCCAGGACTTTGTTTCTAGTTTGTTAATGCGTTTAAGTACGGTTGGTTCACTGTTCTTGGGATTGATTTCGTTAATTCCATTAATTGCAAGTAACGTTTGGAACCTCAGTCAGTCAATCGGGCTCGGTGGTACGAGCTTGCTAATTATTGTCCAGATTGCCTTAGACGTAATTCGTCAATTAAACGGGTTAACAATGAAGCGTGAATATATTGGATTTATTCGTGAACCAGAAGGAGGAAATGGCAAATGA
- the rplO gene encoding 50S ribosomal protein L15 — MKLNELKPAAGSRSKRLRKGRGLSSGHGFTSGRGTKGQKAHGKTRLGFEGGQMPLYRQIPKRGFTNINRKEYAIVNLTALNKFDDGTEVTPQVLVENGVVKNLKSGVKVLGSGKLEKKLTVKANKFSASAVSAIEAAGGKTEVM; from the coding sequence ATGAAGTTAAATGAATTGAAGCCTGCTGCAGGTTCTCGTTCAAAGCGTCTTCGTAAGGGTCGTGGCCTTTCATCCGGTCATGGTTTTACTTCTGGACGCGGTACTAAGGGGCAAAAGGCTCACGGCAAGACTCGTCTTGGTTTTGAAGGGGGCCAAATGCCACTCTACCGGCAAATTCCAAAGCGTGGTTTTACCAACATTAACCGTAAGGAATACGCTATTGTTAACTTGACTGCTCTGAACAAGTTCGATGACGGTACTGAAGTTACCCCACAAGTTCTTGTTGAAAATGGGGTTGTTAAGAACTTGAAGAGCGGTGTTAAGGTTCTTGGTAGCGGTAAGCTTGAAAAGAAGTTAACTGTTAAGGCTAACAAGTTTTCTGCTTCTGCAGTTTCTGCTATTGAAGCTGCGGGCGGTAAAACTGAGGTGATGTAA
- the rpmD gene encoding 50S ribosomal protein L30, translated as MAKVKVTLIHSVAHREPTQRKTVKALGLGKIGSSNILPDNAATRGQIFKVAHLVSIEEVK; from the coding sequence TTGGCTAAAGTTAAAGTTACCTTAATCCACAGTGTTGCCCACCGTGAACCTACCCAACGTAAGACCGTTAAGGCTCTGGGTTTAGGCAAGATCGGTAGCTCAAACATTCTACCAGACAACGCTGCAACACGTGGTCAAATTTTCAAAGTTGCACACTTAGTTTCAATCGAAGAAGTTAAGTAA
- the rpsE gene encoding 30S ribosomal protein S5, giving the protein MTSSEYIDPAKLDLDDQVVAINRITKVVKGGRRMRFAALVIVGDRKGHVGFGTGKAQEVPEAIRKAQAAAEKSLITVPIVGTTIPHEVIGTYGGGKIMLKPAVEGSGVAAGGAVRNVMDLAGVADVTSKRLGSNTPVNVVRATFEGLKQLKSAEEVAKLRGVSVDHLAE; this is encoded by the coding sequence ATGACATCATCAGAATACATTGATCCAGCAAAGTTGGACTTAGACGATCAAGTTGTTGCCATCAACCGTATTACTAAGGTTGTTAAGGGTGGTCGTCGGATGCGTTTCGCTGCATTAGTTATCGTCGGCGATCGTAAGGGCCACGTTGGCTTTGGTACTGGTAAGGCTCAAGAAGTTCCTGAAGCTATTCGTAAGGCCCAAGCTGCTGCTGAAAAGAGCCTGATCACTGTTCCAATCGTTGGTACTACTATTCCACACGAAGTTATCGGTACTTACGGCGGTGGAAAGATTATGTTGAAGCCAGCCGTTGAAGGTTCTGGGGTTGCTGCCGGTGGTGCGGTACGTAACGTTATGGACCTCGCCGGTGTTGCCGATGTTACTTCCAAGCGTCTCGGTTCTAACACTCCTGTTAACGTTGTTCGGGCAACATTTGAAGGCCTGAAGCAATTGAAGAGCGCCGAAGAAGTTGCTAAGCTTCGTGGTGTTTCAGTAGATCACTTGGCAGAATAA
- the rplR gene encoding 50S ribosomal protein L18 → MTVVISKPDKNKIRQRRHMRVRGKISGTAERPRLSVYRSNKNIYAQLIDDVKGVTLASASTNDSEVSGKTKTEQASGVGALIAKRAAAKNITNVVFDRGGYLYHGRVQALAEAARENGLKF, encoded by the coding sequence GTGACTGTTGTGATTTCTAAACCAGATAAGAACAAGATCCGTCAACGCCGTCACATGCGCGTTCGCGGTAAGATTTCTGGTACTGCGGAGCGCCCACGCTTAAGTGTTTACCGTTCAAACAAAAACATTTACGCTCAATTAATTGATGACGTAAAGGGTGTGACGCTCGCAAGTGCCTCCACAAACGACAGCGAAGTAAGTGGTAAGACTAAGACTGAACAAGCTAGTGGTGTTGGTGCTTTAATTGCTAAGCGCGCTGCTGCTAAGAACATTACTAATGTTGTTTTCGACCGTGGTGGTTACCTGTACCACGGACGTGTTCAAGCTTTAGCTGAAGCTGCTCGTGAAAACGGACTTAAATTCTAA
- the rplF gene encoding 50S ribosomal protein L6: MSRIGYKEIDLPKGVEVSQDGNVVTVKGPKGTLSREISPLIKMTVADNVVKFDRDEDTNKLKMIHGTTRANINNMVEGVVNGYKKVLKLVGVGYRAQFKGQKLILTVGYSNPVEIDKPDDIDIKVPDNTTIELSSINKEHLGDFAAQVRSVRSPEPYKGKGIRYENEHIIRKEGKTGK; encoded by the coding sequence ATGAGTCGTATTGGTTACAAGGAAATTGACTTACCAAAGGGCGTTGAAGTTTCCCAAGATGGTAACGTCGTAACTGTTAAGGGTCCAAAGGGTACTTTGTCTCGCGAAATCTCACCTTTGATTAAGATGACTGTCGCTGACAACGTTGTTAAGTTTGACCGTGATGAAGATACTAACAAGTTGAAGATGATTCACGGTACCACCCGGGCTAACATTAACAACATGGTTGAAGGTGTTGTTAATGGTTACAAGAAGGTTCTTAAGTTGGTCGGTGTTGGTTACCGTGCTCAATTTAAGGGTCAAAAGCTGATCCTGACTGTTGGTTACTCTAACCCAGTTGAGATTGACAAGCCTGATGATATTGATATCAAGGTTCCTGACAACACAACCATTGAACTAAGTTCTATCAATAAGGAACACCTTGGTGATTTTGCTGCCCAAGTTCGTTCCGTTCGTTCACCTGAACCATACAAGGGTAAGGGTATTCGTTATGAAAACGAACACATCATCCGTAAGGAAGGTAAGACTGGTAAGTAA
- the rpsH gene encoding 30S ribosomal protein S8: MSMSDPIADFLTRIRNANMAQHESVEAPASKMKKDIAEILKNEGFIRDVEYVDDNKQGIIRVFLKYGKDGQRVISGLKRISKPGLRTYVKADAVPKVLNGLGIAIISTSEGVVTDKVARAKNIGGEVIAYVW; this comes from the coding sequence ATGTCTATGAGTGATCCAATTGCAGATTTCTTAACACGGATTCGTAATGCCAACATGGCGCAACACGAATCAGTTGAGGCTCCTGCATCAAAGATGAAGAAGGACATCGCCGAAATCTTGAAGAACGAAGGTTTCATTCGCGATGTTGAATATGTTGACGATAACAAGCAAGGCATCATCCGTGTGTTCTTGAAATACGGCAAAGATGGTCAACGGGTTATTTCCGGCTTAAAGCGTATTTCCAAGCCAGGGCTGCGGACCTATGTCAAGGCTGATGCTGTGCCAAAGGTTCTTAACGGATTAGGTATTGCGATTATCTCAACATCTGAAGGCGTTGTAACTGACAAGGTAGCTCGTGCCAAGAACATTGGTGGCGAAGTTATCGCTTACGTTTGGTAA
- a CDS encoding type Z 30S ribosomal protein S14, producing MAKKSMIAKCNRPAKFSSREYTRCARCGRPHSVYRKFHLCRICLRELAHKGQIPGLKKASW from the coding sequence TTGGCTAAAAAATCAATGATTGCTAAGTGCAACCGTCCAGCTAAGTTCTCAAGTCGTGAATACACGCGTTGTGCACGTTGTGGACGTCCGCACTCAGTTTACCGTAAATTCCACCTATGCCGGATTTGCTTACGTGAACTTGCCCACAAGGGACAAATTCCTGGTTTAAAGAAGGCTAGCTGGTAA
- the rplE gene encoding 50S ribosomal protein L5 encodes MENRLKAKYESEIRPALIEKFNYSSVMQAPKVDKIVLNMGVGDATTNSKNLDEAVEELGLIAGQKPLITKAKKSIAGFRLREGMPIGAKVTLRGERMYDFLDKLINVALPRVRDFHGVSNKAFDGRGNYTLGIREQLIFPEIDYDKVNRVRGLDVVIVTTAESDEESHELLAKLGMPFAK; translated from the coding sequence ATGGAAAACCGTTTAAAAGCTAAATACGAAAGCGAAATTCGTCCCGCTTTGATTGAAAAGTTTAACTACTCTTCAGTAATGCAAGCACCAAAGGTTGACAAGATTGTCTTGAACATGGGTGTTGGTGACGCTACCACTAATTCCAAGAACTTGGATGAAGCCGTTGAAGAACTTGGCCTGATCGCCGGTCAAAAGCCTCTAATTACTAAGGCTAAGAAGTCAATCGCCGGTTTCCGTCTTCGTGAAGGAATGCCAATTGGTGCTAAGGTAACCTTACGTGGTGAACGGATGTATGATTTCTTGGATAAGTTGATCAACGTGGCTCTGCCACGGGTTCGTGACTTCCACGGTGTAAGCAACAAGGCCTTCGATGGTCGTGGTAACTACACTCTCGGCATTCGTGAACAATTAATTTTCCCAGAAATTGATTACGATAAGGTTAACCGTGTCCGGGGCTTAGACGTAGTTATCGTTACTACTGCTGAAAGTGATGAAGAATCACATGAATTACTTGCCAAACTCGGCATGCCATTTGCTAAATAA
- the rplX gene encoding 50S ribosomal protein L24 → MFIKTGDKVRVIAGKDKGKEGNVKKIFAAQNRVIVEGINKVKKHQKPSNANPNGGVIDTEAAISASNVMLIDPSTNEPTRVGFKFVDGKKVRFAKKSGKTLD, encoded by the coding sequence ATGTTCATTAAAACAGGTGACAAAGTTCGCGTTATCGCCGGTAAGGACAAGGGTAAGGAAGGTAACGTTAAGAAGATTTTCGCTGCCCAAAACCGTGTTATCGTTGAAGGCATTAACAAGGTAAAGAAACACCAAAAGCCAAGTAACGCTAATCCAAATGGTGGCGTTATCGATACGGAAGCTGCTATTAGTGCTTCAAACGTTATGCTGATTGATCCTTCTACCAACGAACCAACCCGTGTTGGTTTCAAGTTCGTTGATGGCAAGAAGGTTCGTTTTGCTAAGAAGTCTGGCAAGACTCTTGACTAA
- the rplN gene encoding 50S ribosomal protein L14 encodes MIQQESRLKVADNSGAREILVIKILGGSRVKTGNIGDIIVATVKQATPGGVVKKGDVVKAVVVRTKHGLHRKDGSYIKFDENAAVLINNDKSPKGTRIFGPIARELRGDDFMKIVSLAPEVL; translated from the coding sequence GTGATTCAACAGGAAAGTCGGTTGAAGGTCGCTGATAACTCTGGTGCCCGTGAAATCCTTGTTATCAAGATCTTGGGTGGTTCCCGGGTTAAGACTGGTAATATTGGTGACATTATTGTTGCTACTGTAAAGCAGGCAACACCAGGTGGCGTTGTTAAGAAAGGTGACGTTGTTAAGGCGGTCGTAGTACGGACTAAGCATGGTCTGCACCGTAAGGACGGCTCTTACATTAAGTTTGATGAAAACGCCGCTGTTCTGATCAACAACGATAAGAGCCCTAAGGGTACCCGTATTTTTGGACCAATCGCTCGTGAACTTCGTGGCGATGACTTCATGAAGATCGTTTCTCTGGCTCCAGAAGTTCTGTAA
- the rpsQ gene encoding 30S ribosomal protein S17 — MSEERNARKVYQGRVVSDKMDKTITVVIDTYKSAPIYGKRVKYSKKYYAHDENNEAKTGDTVQIMETRPLSAKKRFRLVKIVEKAATL, encoded by the coding sequence ATGAGTGAAGAACGTAATGCACGTAAGGTTTATCAAGGCCGCGTTGTTTCTGACAAGATGGACAAGACCATCACTGTTGTGATTGACACTTACAAGAGTGCCCCAATCTACGGCAAGCGTGTTAAGTACTCAAAGAAGTACTACGCCCACGATGAAAACAACGAAGCAAAGACCGGCGACACTGTACAAATCATGGAAACTCGGCCACTGTCAGCTAAGAAGCGTTTCCGTCTTGTAAAGATTGTCGAAAAGGCTGCTACCCTTTAA
- the rpmC gene encoding 50S ribosomal protein L29 has protein sequence MKSKDYVQELNGLTTDKLLDREKELKEQLFNLRFQLATGQLENTASLKQVRKDIARVKTVLRQQELNK, from the coding sequence ATGAAAAGTAAAGATTACGTACAAGAACTGAATGGATTAACCACTGACAAGCTACTTGACCGTGAAAAGGAATTGAAGGAACAATTGTTTAACTTACGTTTCCAATTAGCTACTGGTCAATTGGAAAACACTGCAAGTCTGAAGCAAGTACGTAAGGACATTGCACGGGTTAAGACAGTTCTTCGTCAACAAGAATTAAACAAATAA
- the rplP gene encoding 50S ribosomal protein L16, translated as MLVPKRVKHRKVQRGHMRGEAKGGKTVAFGDFGLQALDSHWISNRQIEAARIAITRYMKRGGKVWIKIFPQLSYTSKGVGVRMGNGKGAPEGWVAPVKRGKVMFEVGGVSEEVAREALRLAGHKLPVRTKIVQREEVGGQSNEK; from the coding sequence ATGCTAGTACCAAAGCGAGTAAAGCACCGTAAGGTTCAACGTGGCCACATGCGTGGTGAAGCTAAGGGTGGTAAGACTGTTGCCTTTGGTGATTTCGGTCTGCAAGCACTTGATTCTCACTGGATCAGTAACCGGCAAATCGAAGCTGCCCGTATCGCAATTACCCGTTACATGAAGCGTGGCGGGAAGGTTTGGATTAAGATCTTCCCTCAACTTTCTTACACCAGCAAAGGTGTTGGTGTCCGGATGGGTAATGGTAAGGGTGCTCCTGAAGGATGGGTTGCACCAGTTAAGCGCGGCAAGGTAATGTTCGAAGTAGGGGGCGTTTCTGAAGAAGTCGCTCGCGAAGCTTTACGTCTTGCCGGTCACAAGTTGCCAGTTCGCACTAAGATCGTACAACGTGAGGAAGTAGGTGGACAATCTAATGAAAAGTAA
- the rpsC gene encoding 30S ribosomal protein S3, with amino-acid sequence MGQKINPNGFRVGVIRDWTAKWYADKDFANYLNEDLRIRKYFEKRLADASVSTVEIERAANRVNVSIHTAKPGMVIGKGGSEVEALRKELNKLTGKRVHINIVEIKKPDLDAHLVGESIARQLEARIAFRRAMRGAMQRAMRAGAKGVKTQVAGRLNGADMSRVESYSDGTVPLHTLRADIDYSWDEAHTTYGVLGVKTWIYRGEVLPAKKTANDDEEGGK; translated from the coding sequence GTGGGTCAAAAGATCAATCCTAATGGTTTTCGTGTTGGAGTCATTCGTGATTGGACTGCAAAGTGGTACGCTGATAAGGACTTTGCTAACTACCTGAACGAAGACCTTCGGATCCGTAAGTACTTTGAAAAGCGACTTGCTGATGCCTCTGTATCAACCGTTGAAATTGAACGTGCCGCAAACCGCGTCAACGTTTCAATTCACACTGCCAAGCCAGGAATGGTAATTGGTAAAGGTGGTTCAGAAGTTGAAGCACTTCGTAAGGAATTAAACAAGTTAACTGGCAAGCGTGTTCACATCAATATTGTGGAAATCAAGAAGCCAGACTTGGATGCTCACCTTGTTGGTGAAAGCATTGCTCGTCAACTAGAAGCTCGTATTGCTTTCCGTCGTGCAATGCGTGGAGCTATGCAACGTGCAATGCGTGCTGGTGCAAAGGGTGTTAAGACCCAGGTTGCTGGTCGTTTGAATGGTGCTGACATGTCAAGGGTTGAATCATACTCTGATGGTACTGTTCCTTTGCACACTCTTCGTGCTGATATTGATTATTCTTGGGATGAAGCACATACTACTTACGGTGTTCTGGGTGTTAAGACTTGGATCTATCGTGGTGAAGTTCTTCCTGCCAAGAAGACCGCTAACGATGATGAAGAAGGAGGGAAGTAA
- the rplV gene encoding 50S ribosomal protein L22, translated as MAENITSAKATAKMVRVPARKVRLVLDAIRGKSVAEAFAILKFTNRGAASDVQKVLSSAVANAENNFDLDRASLVVSEAYANEGPTLKRFRPRAKGSASPINKRTSHITVVVTER; from the coding sequence ATGGCTGAAAACATTACATCAGCTAAGGCAACCGCTAAAATGGTTCGCGTGCCTGCACGTAAGGTTCGTCTTGTTTTAGACGCAATTCGCGGCAAGAGCGTTGCTGAAGCATTTGCTATTCTGAAGTTCACCAACCGTGGTGCCGCTTCAGACGTTCAAAAAGTATTAAGTTCTGCTGTTGCAAACGCTGAAAACAACTTTGATTTAGATCGTGCTTCTTTGGTTGTAAGTGAAGCCTATGCAAACGAAGGACCAACCCTGAAGCGGTTCCGTCCACGTGCAAAGGGTTCTGCTTCGCCAATTAACAAGCGGACTAGTCACATTACAGTGGTTGTTACAGAACGATAG